GATGGCCGGCAGGTGCTCGGCAAGCAGCGCGGCGAGGAGCCGACGGTTGTCGTCCAGGCCGGTCAACAAGGCGTCGAGCCACTCGCCGCCGTCGCGGAAGGCGGCGGTGTGGGCGATCACGCCGAGGTGGCTGGTGCTGACGCTGACCTCGAACGGAACGCGGGCGAGGTCTGCGGCCGCGTCCGGGCCGGCGATGAGGAGCGCACCGCGCAGGCCGGCCAGGTTCCACCCCTTGGAGGCGGACATCAGCGACAGGCCGTTCTCCGCGCCGGGCACCGAGAGGTAGGGCACAAAGCGCACTCCCCCGGCCACCACCGGAGCGTGGATCTCGTCGGCGACCACCCGCACCCCGTGCTGCTCGGCCAGACTGGCGACGGCGGCCAACTCGTCGGCGGTGTGCAGGACGCCGGTCGGGTTGTGCGGGCTGCACAGCAGGTACGCCGCTGGCCGCCCACCGGCCCGAGCCTGCCGGAACGCGTCCTCCAGTGTGCCGAGGTCGATCCGCAGGTCCTCGCCGAGCGGCGCCTCCACGATCCGGCGGTCGGCGTGCGTTACGAACTCGTAGAACGGCGGGTAGACCGGGCAGTTGACGATCACCGCGTCGCCCGGCTCGGTGACCAGCCGCAGCGCCTCGACCACGCCGTGCATCACGTCGGGTATCAGCGCGGTGCGCTCCACGGCCAGCCCGTCCCATCCCCACCGCCGCCGGGCGAACTCCGCCAGCGCCTGCGGGTACGCCGTGCCGGCGGTGTAGCCGGTGTCGCCGCGCGCGACGGCGTCGGTGATCGCCTGCGCGACCGGCTCGGCCAGCGGCACGTCCATCTCCGCCACCCAGAGCGGCAGCACGTCATCCGGGTACTCCCGCCACTTGAGGCTCGTCCGTTGCCGGAGCTGGTCGATCGTGAGCTGGCGAAGGGGATTCACTGCGGCACCACGAAGCACAGCGCTCATCGATGAACCCTAGTCCACTCCCTGCCACCTCGCGATCACGGCCGAGGGACGGTCGGCATGTGAGTCAGGTGCGCAGCCGCGTACAAGTGATCCTGCGCAGCGGTGAGGATTTGGCGGTGCCGTTCGGGATGACGCTCGACAGCGGGGCTGTGCGGTGGCGCGGTCGCGGCCGTGTTGGTCAGGTGATGTCTCGGCGCATGGGGATGAGGACGGCGATGGCGCAGGCACCTATGGCGTACGCGGTGAGGAGGAGTGCGCCGGCTGCTGGCGGTAGGAGTTGGACAGTGGTGTTGCCGAGTTGTGCAGACATGGCGTCGGCGAGGTAGGTGAAGTCGGTGAGGGCGGCGGTGGCGCCGCCGGGCAGGATCGGATAGAGCGTGTTGACGCCGGGAATCAGCATGAGCAGTGTTTCGCCCATGTAGAGGTAGCCGATCACGACGCACAGGGCTGCGACCTGGTTGCGGATAAGGGCGCCTATGCCGACGCCGATGATCAGATACACCACCATGGCGGCGGCGATGCGGGCGAGCAGCGCGAGCAGGGTGTGGGCGGGCAGGCCGAGTGGGACTTGGCGGGCGGCGGCGACGGTGAACACGGCTGCGGCGGCAGTGCCGGAGAGGATGAGGCCGTAGGCGAGCCCGGCGACCGTGTAGGTGGCGAGTTTGGCGGCGAGTACCTGCCAGCGGCGCGGTGCGACCAGGAATGTGACGGCGGCGGTGCGGTGCCGGTATTCGGAGGTGACCGCGAGGGTTCCGGCGGCAGCCGGGACGAATGCGGTGTAGCCGAGGATGCCGAGGATGGAGCGGACGCCGGTTTCGGTGTCCAGTCCGGGCATGGGTGGGTCGAAGTTTTCCGGGCCGATCAGCGCCATGCCGCCGAGCATGCCGCCACCGATCAGGGCGGCGACGACTAAGGCGTGTTTCAAAAGTGGAGTCTGATCGAAGTCACCGCGTGGCGGTGATCGACAGCTGAAGAGGTCTCCGGTAACTGGTTCTGCGACCAAGCAAGAACTTCATACCGGAGACCTCG
The nucleotide sequence above comes from Micromonospora sp. NBC_00389. Encoded proteins:
- a CDS encoding MalY/PatB family protein, whose amino-acid sequence is MSAVLRGAAVNPLRQLTIDQLRQRTSLKWREYPDDVLPLWVAEMDVPLAEPVAQAITDAVARGDTGYTAGTAYPQALAEFARRRWGWDGLAVERTALIPDVMHGVVEALRLVTEPGDAVIVNCPVYPPFYEFVTHADRRIVEAPLGEDLRIDLGTLEDAFRQARAGGRPAAYLLCSPHNPTGVLHTADELAAVASLAEQHGVRVVADEIHAPVVAGGVRFVPYLSVPGAENGLSLMSASKGWNLAGLRGALLIAGPDAAADLARVPFEVSVSTSHLGVIAHTAAFRDGGEWLDALLTGLDDNRRLLAALLAEHLPAIRYHPGQATYLAWLDCRALGLGDDPAAVFLDRGRVALNSGSAFGTGGAGHVRLNLATAPELITEAVRRMATAVA
- a CDS encoding ABC transporter permease, with the translated sequence MKHALVVAALIGGGMLGGMALIGPENFDPPMPGLDTETGVRSILGILGYTAFVPAAAGTLAVTSEYRHRTAAVTFLVAPRRWQVLAAKLATYTVAGLAYGLILSGTAAAAVFTVAAARQVPLGLPAHTLLALLARIAAAMVVYLIIGVGIGALIRNQVAALCVVIGYLYMGETLLMLIPGVNTLYPILPGGATAALTDFTYLADAMSAQLGNTTVQLLPPAAGALLLTAYAIGACAIAVLIPMRRDIT